From the Nodularia sp. NIES-3585 genome, one window contains:
- a CDS encoding oligosaccharide flippase family protein produces the protein MTTLKKLAIRGAVWTIAGYGTSLIVRFGSNLILTRLLVPEFFGLMAVVNTLRVGLELFSDIGISQSIVNSKNGDDPSFLNTAWTLSIFRGLSLWLICLLLTWPMATFYNDDRFMWLIPIVGLSSVIDGFTCTNIHTLHRRINLGKLTFFDVIVQVLSVLTLLLLAYWSPSILALAIGVVAGSIYRMVGSYWLIPGHSNRFAWNQDAVKEILSFGKWIFVASGVTFLNEQSDRLILAKLLSFKLLGVYTIAYTLASIPRELIKAISHRVIFPALSNQIEMPRSILRSKILSQRRLILFAFATLLAVLVTIGDLIIATLYDSRYAEATWMMPILCCGIWISVLFYTMSPALLAIGKPLYAAQSNLAGFVTTGLGLPLAFFAFGTVGAIVLIALSDLPLYIVNLYGLWREKLSCFAQDIQMTAFFVGVLIVLLSIRNYLGLDLPIRAILLKI, from the coding sequence ATGACAACTTTGAAAAAGCTGGCTATCCGTGGTGCAGTTTGGACAATTGCAGGCTATGGAACTTCCCTAATAGTGCGATTTGGCAGCAACTTAATACTAACTCGCCTACTAGTACCTGAGTTTTTTGGACTGATGGCTGTAGTCAACACGTTGAGAGTCGGTCTTGAGTTATTTTCGGATATTGGAATTTCCCAAAGTATTGTCAACAGCAAGAATGGCGACGACCCAAGTTTTTTGAACACGGCTTGGACGTTAAGTATATTTCGTGGTTTGTCTCTTTGGCTAATTTGTCTATTGTTGACTTGGCCTATGGCTACCTTCTACAATGATGACCGCTTTATGTGGTTAATTCCTATTGTCGGATTGTCTTCAGTTATCGACGGGTTTACTTGTACTAATATACATACTCTACATCGCCGCATAAACCTAGGCAAATTAACCTTCTTTGATGTCATCGTACAGGTTTTAAGTGTTTTGACTTTACTTCTTTTAGCTTACTGGAGTCCCAGTATTTTGGCATTAGCTATTGGAGTAGTGGCAGGCTCAATATATAGAATGGTAGGTAGCTATTGGTTAATACCAGGACATTCTAATCGTTTCGCTTGGAACCAGGATGCAGTTAAAGAAATCCTGTCTTTTGGTAAATGGATATTTGTAGCATCAGGAGTGACATTTTTAAATGAGCAATCTGATCGTTTAATCCTTGCTAAACTACTTTCTTTTAAACTATTAGGAGTTTATACAATAGCCTATACATTGGCAAGCATACCTCGTGAACTCATTAAAGCTATTAGCCACAGAGTCATATTTCCAGCACTTTCTAATCAAATTGAAATGCCACGCTCAATTTTGCGAAGCAAGATCCTCTCCCAACGTCGGCTGATATTATTTGCATTTGCGACCTTATTGGCAGTTCTGGTAACAATTGGCGATTTAATTATTGCCACACTTTATGATAGCAGATATGCTGAGGCAACTTGGATGATGCCAATCTTATGCTGCGGAATTTGGATTTCTGTATTGTTTTACACGATGAGTCCGGCTTTATTAGCAATTGGAAAGCCTTTGTATGCAGCCCAAAGTAATCTAGCTGGTTTTGTGACAACAGGTCTGGGATTACCTCTAGCATTTTTCGCTTTTGGAACAGTTGGAGCAATAGTACTAATTGCCTTAAGCGATTTGCCTTTGTATATAGTTAATCTGTATGGACTTTGGCGAGAAAAACTCTCTTGTTTCGCTCAAGACATTCAAATGACTGCTTTTTTTGTAGGGGTATTAATTGTATTACTAAGCATTAGAAATTATTTGGGATTGGATTTGCCAATTCGGGCTATTTTATTAAAAATTTAA
- a CDS encoding NAD(P)-dependent oxidoreductase: protein MKLLVTGASGFLGQYVVAEALRRKHQVRVAIRPASDEKRLHWHAHPAVELVRLDLQQQNHLNDALQDVNAVLHLAAAKQGDFNTQYAGTVLTTKNLLKAMVDAQVLRLVAISSFSVFDYLTVASGEILNEDSAIEQQPQQRDIYAQTKLLQEKMVRNFEEQDDGQVTILRPGMIYGRDHLWNACLGAKVSDRLWIRIGANAQIPLTYVENCAEAIVATVESDQAIGKTMNIVDNDLPTQRVYADKLTKLMPRSPYTIPINWTVMRLLARSTWMCNNLLSSGKIKLPGVLIPARLHARFKPLRYSNIRAQQVLNWQPKYSLDAALERSCSHLELLDVQY from the coding sequence ATGAAATTACTGGTTACGGGTGCATCCGGTTTTTTGGGACAGTATGTTGTAGCCGAAGCACTACGACGCAAACATCAAGTGCGAGTAGCAATTAGGCCAGCCAGTGATGAGAAACGCCTCCATTGGCACGCTCATCCCGCAGTGGAATTAGTGCGGTTAGATTTGCAACAACAGAATCACCTTAATGATGCTTTGCAAGATGTCAATGCAGTGCTGCACCTGGCAGCAGCCAAGCAAGGAGATTTTAATACTCAGTATGCGGGTACGGTTTTAACAACCAAAAATTTGCTCAAAGCAATGGTTGACGCTCAGGTGTTACGACTAGTGGCGATTAGCTCTTTTTCAGTATTTGATTATCTGACTGTAGCAAGCGGTGAAATTCTGAATGAAGATTCAGCAATTGAACAGCAACCACAACAGCGTGATATATACGCGCAAACCAAGCTACTCCAGGAAAAAATGGTGCGTAATTTTGAGGAGCAAGATGATGGACAGGTAACGATTCTCCGTCCTGGCATGATCTATGGGCGGGATCATTTGTGGAATGCTTGTCTAGGTGCGAAGGTGAGCGATCGCCTATGGATTCGTATTGGTGCTAACGCTCAGATTCCTCTGACTTACGTAGAAAACTGTGCAGAGGCAATTGTGGCAACTGTGGAATCTGATCAGGCCATTGGTAAAACCATGAATATTGTCGATAACGATTTGCCCACCCAACGTGTTTATGCCGATAAACTCACAAAACTGATGCCGCGATCGCCTTATACTATTCCCATAAACTGGACAGTGATGCGCCTACTGGCTCGAAGTACCTGGATGTGTAATAACTTACTTTCCTCCGGGAAAATTAAACTACCTGGTGTTCTCATACCAGCCAGATTACACGCCAGATTTAAGCCCCTACGTTACAGCAACATTCGCGCCCAGCAAGTGTTGAACTGGCAGCCAAAGTATTCACTTGATGCAGCTCTAGAGCGCAGTTGTAGCCATCTGGAATTATTGGATGTGCAGTATTAA
- a CDS encoding glycosyltransferase family 4 protein has protein sequence MRIAYLTGEYPRATDTFIQREVAALRELGTEVCTFSVRRTGDEHIVGVEQKMERDRTFYILPVNPINLLLTQLSLLFRSPKKYWQGWKLAWSTRQYGIRGTLYQLFYFLEAGILAQKIHQQQISHLHNHFGDSSCTVAMLAAEIGGFTFSFTMHGPYIFFEPYQWRIDEKIKRSLFVACISHYCRSQGMIFAPADKWNRMHIIHCGIDPALFSVVSHHESGKRLLYVGRLAVVKGLPILLESLVTLKRSHPDIVLTVVGDGPDRQELQQMTDQLELSANVKFVGYQSQTEVRQYMQQTDVFVMSSFAEGVPVVLMEAMAAGVPVVATQIAGVSELVEDGVSGYLVPPGDPNCLANRIEKLLTDHQLRILFGTAGRAKVEADFNINHEVARLHNVINNSLQGKITSIRPATTGVSKEAGEQGAGSKGEDKRPSLYSAPVQAP, from the coding sequence ATGCGTATTGCCTATTTAACAGGAGAATATCCCAGGGCAACAGACACGTTTATTCAACGTGAAGTAGCCGCCCTCCGGGAATTAGGTACGGAAGTATGCACATTCTCAGTGCGCCGCACAGGTGACGAACATATCGTGGGTGTAGAACAAAAGATGGAACGCGATCGCACCTTCTACATCTTGCCTGTAAACCCGATTAATTTACTGCTGACACAGCTGAGTCTGTTATTTCGTTCCCCTAAAAAATATTGGCAAGGTTGGAAACTAGCATGGTCAACACGACAATACGGGATACGGGGTACACTCTATCAATTGTTTTATTTTCTGGAGGCGGGAATTCTCGCTCAAAAAATTCATCAACAGCAGATTTCCCATCTACATAACCATTTTGGAGACTCCAGTTGCACAGTTGCGATGCTGGCGGCTGAAATAGGTGGGTTTACTTTTAGCTTCACGATGCATGGCCCTTACATTTTTTTTGAACCTTACCAATGGCGCATCGATGAAAAAATCAAGCGATCGCTATTCGTAGCTTGCATTAGCCACTACTGCCGCAGTCAAGGCATGATCTTTGCACCTGCTGACAAGTGGAATCGAATGCACATCATTCACTGTGGCATTGATCCCGCGTTATTTTCTGTCGTTTCCCATCATGAGTCAGGGAAAAGATTACTTTATGTCGGAAGATTGGCAGTAGTTAAAGGTTTGCCCATCCTTCTAGAAAGTCTGGTAACTTTGAAGCGATCGCATCCAGATATTGTCCTCACAGTGGTCGGCGATGGCCCAGACCGCCAAGAGTTACAACAAATGACCGACCAATTGGAATTGAGTGCCAACGTGAAATTTGTTGGCTATCAGTCTCAAACAGAGGTGAGGCAATATATGCAGCAAACAGATGTCTTTGTCATGTCTAGTTTTGCCGAAGGAGTACCAGTAGTATTGATGGAAGCAATGGCGGCTGGCGTACCTGTAGTAGCCACGCAAATTGCGGGAGTTAGTGAATTAGTAGAAGATGGTGTTAGCGGTTATCTTGTACCACCTGGAGATCCCAATTGTCTGGCTAATCGGATAGAAAAACTACTGACTGACCATCAGCTAAGAATATTATTTGGCACAGCAGGTCGAGCCAAAGTGGAAGCAGATTTTAATATCAATCATGAAGTTGCACGGCTGCATAATGTGATCAACAATTCTCTGCAAGGCAAGATTACATCGATTCGGCCGGCAACAACTGGTGTGTCAAAAGAAGCAGGGGAGCAGGGAGCAGGGAGCAAGGGAGAAGACAAAAGACCGAGCTTGTACTCCGCCCCAGTTCAAGCGCCCTAA
- a CDS encoding Gfo/Idh/MocA family protein gives MNSYKKSIAIVGCGFVADYYLKTLPLHPELELIGVMDLQSDRASKFATYHSIPHVYNTLEELLADPKVDIVLNLTNPSSHYSVSQACLAAGKHVYSEKPLAMEMWQAEELANCAEQKGLYIASAPCSLLSETAQTIWKALRENQIGAVRLVYAEMDDGLVHQMPYQKWVSASGIPWPYKDEFEVGCTLEHAGYYVTWLTAFFGPAETVTAFSSCLISDKQTDVPLDINAPDFSVACIKFVSGVVARLTCSIVAPHDHSLRIIGDNGILGIHDSWFYGAPVYIRRSINIGRKRLEGVWKQRYPLVKKAPKLGYRGAQQMDFCRGVAEMAEAIAHQRPCRLSTKFSLHNNEIVLAIQNSLENGCTYKMTTSFEPVEPMPWAK, from the coding sequence ATGAATTCCTATAAAAAATCAATTGCTATTGTTGGTTGTGGTTTTGTTGCTGATTATTACCTGAAAACATTGCCACTTCACCCAGAACTAGAGTTAATTGGGGTCATGGATCTTCAGAGCGATCGCGCATCTAAATTTGCTACATATCATTCTATTCCTCATGTTTACAATACCTTGGAGGAACTGTTGGCAGATCCCAAGGTTGATATAGTCTTAAATCTCACCAACCCCAGCAGTCATTATTCTGTTTCTCAAGCTTGTTTGGCGGCTGGTAAGCACGTCTATTCAGAGAAACCTTTAGCGATGGAAATGTGGCAAGCTGAAGAATTAGCCAACTGTGCTGAACAAAAAGGTTTGTATATTGCCTCCGCACCATGTAGTCTTCTAAGTGAAACAGCCCAGACTATTTGGAAGGCGCTACGGGAAAATCAAATTGGGGCGGTGCGATTAGTTTATGCCGAAATGGACGATGGACTTGTTCATCAAATGCCTTATCAAAAATGGGTGAGTGCATCTGGTATTCCTTGGCCTTATAAAGACGAGTTTGAGGTCGGGTGTACCTTGGAACACGCCGGCTATTATGTAACTTGGCTAACGGCGTTTTTTGGGCCAGCAGAAACAGTGACGGCTTTCTCATCCTGTTTGATCTCAGACAAGCAAACTGATGTACCGTTGGATATCAATGCTCCCGATTTTTCTGTAGCTTGCATTAAGTTTGTCTCAGGCGTGGTTGCTAGACTAACGTGCAGTATTGTTGCGCCTCATGACCACTCATTAAGGATTATTGGTGATAACGGTATACTGGGGATTCATGACTCTTGGTTTTATGGAGCGCCAGTTTATATCAGACGTAGTATAAATATCGGGAGAAAAAGACTAGAAGGTGTTTGGAAACAACGTTATCCACTAGTCAAAAAAGCGCCGAAATTGGGATATAGAGGCGCTCAACAAATGGATTTTTGCCGGGGTGTAGCCGAGATGGCAGAGGCGATCGCTCATCAGCGACCTTGCCGACTGTCAACAAAATTTTCTCTGCATAATAATGAGATTGTCTTAGCTATACAAAACTCTCTGGAAAATGGCTGTACCTATAAAATGACTACCTCATTTGAGCCAGTGGAACCGATGCCTTGGGCGAAATAG
- a CDS encoding glycosyltransferase family 2 protein: protein MQQIGVVVIGRNEGNRLNQCLLSVIGEDRKIVYVDSGSTDGSVALACSLDVYVVELDLSIPFTAARARNAGWEYLLQVEPNIEFIQFVDGDCRVVEGWWEAAVNELLTQSDLVVVCGRRREEFPADSIYNRLCDIEWDTPVGEAKACGGDSMMRVSALKQVGGFNPSLIAGEEPELCVRLRQAGGKIHRINAEMTLHDAQITRWSQWWKRSQRGGYAYAEGSWLHGSSPERHWVKESRRIWFWGLLLPLLAVASAWSTWGLSIFFLFMAYSFLAYRVYRNTLLRGFNSEDAILYSLFCILDKFPQLQGQIQFHISRLFKQERTILEYKNLTS from the coding sequence GTGCAACAAATTGGGGTAGTTGTCATCGGACGCAACGAAGGAAATCGTCTCAACCAGTGTTTATTGTCAGTAATAGGTGAAGATAGAAAAATTGTTTATGTAGATTCTGGTTCTACAGATGGTAGTGTTGCTCTAGCTTGCTCCTTAGATGTATATGTAGTAGAGCTTGATTTATCTATTCCGTTTACTGCGGCTCGTGCCAGAAATGCTGGGTGGGAGTATTTATTACAAGTAGAACCAAATATCGAATTTATTCAGTTTGTGGATGGTGATTGTCGGGTAGTTGAAGGATGGTGGGAAGCTGCTGTAAATGAATTGCTTACCCAATCTGATTTGGTAGTTGTGTGTGGTCGCCGCAGAGAAGAATTTCCGGCTGATTCTATTTATAATCGGCTGTGCGACATCGAATGGGACACTCCGGTTGGTGAAGCTAAAGCTTGTGGTGGCGACTCCATGATGCGCGTCAGCGCCCTCAAGCAGGTGGGAGGATTCAATCCTAGTTTGATTGCGGGCGAAGAACCAGAATTGTGTGTGCGTCTGCGTCAAGCAGGTGGAAAGATTCACCGTATAAATGCAGAAATGACATTACATGATGCACAAATTACCCGTTGGAGTCAGTGGTGGAAGCGATCGCAACGAGGAGGTTATGCTTATGCTGAAGGTTCTTGGTTGCATGGTTCTAGCCCGGAACGACATTGGGTAAAAGAAAGCCGCAGAATTTGGTTTTGGGGTTTGCTGTTACCATTGTTGGCAGTTGCTAGTGCGTGGTCAACTTGGGGTCTGAGTATATTTTTCCTATTTATGGCTTATAGCTTTTTAGCCTACCGAGTGTATCGAAATACACTGCTGCGAGGGTTTAATTCAGAAGATGCTATTCTGTACAGTTTATTCTGTATATTAGATAAGTTTCCTCAATTGCAAGGTCAAATTCAATTTCACATTTCTCGGTTGTTCAAGCAAGAACGTACCATATTAGAATATAAAAATTTGACATCATAA
- a CDS encoding putative nucleotide-diphospho-sugar transferase has protein sequence MIACIYENRLDYLIGVKLTVLSLARHCPDLPVMITCPQAPESFRLWVEKQPNAELGNYDSLDGVGWNVKPSLLLQLLEEGYSDVVWIDSDIIINRDFRQHFENLCEDTLVVTQEVYWGQYQGGNYRTVAWGLQPGRDLSTTVNTGIVRVTSQHIELLTTWQKMLNEPAYVSAQSLPYYERPIHMIGDQEVFTALLGGTEFSQVPIKMLERGVDIAQCFGPAGYTPNERWQQLRQNTSLPALIHCMGRKSWTATSVGSIWSSQEPLKKRLRAYYDLLHLELSPYTSVAREYREQISEDVSWMNPKTTPARLLIMLSDNPTIYGFPLALFDSGVRHARRLFNIGRYQLN, from the coding sequence ATGATCGCCTGTATATACGAAAATCGTCTTGATTATCTGATTGGAGTTAAGCTCACTGTCTTGAGTTTAGCTCGTCATTGTCCAGACCTGCCTGTGATGATTACTTGTCCTCAAGCTCCAGAGTCATTTCGTCTATGGGTGGAAAAACAGCCTAACGCCGAACTTGGTAACTATGACAGCTTAGATGGTGTTGGTTGGAATGTAAAACCCTCTCTGCTGCTGCAACTTCTTGAAGAAGGTTATTCAGATGTAGTGTGGATTGACTCCGACATTATTATTAATAGAGATTTCCGCCAGCATTTTGAAAACCTTTGTGAGGATACATTAGTTGTCACTCAAGAAGTTTACTGGGGACAGTATCAAGGAGGAAACTACCGAACTGTTGCTTGGGGACTTCAACCAGGTCGCGACTTATCCACTACAGTTAATACAGGAATTGTTCGGGTAACTTCTCAGCATATAGAATTGCTCACTACTTGGCAGAAAATGCTGAATGAACCAGCTTATGTTTCAGCACAAAGCTTGCCATACTATGAACGCCCTATACACATGATTGGTGATCAAGAAGTTTTCACAGCCCTTTTAGGTGGTACAGAGTTTTCTCAAGTACCTATAAAAATGCTGGAACGGGGAGTTGACATTGCTCAATGCTTCGGACCTGCTGGCTATACTCCCAACGAAAGATGGCAGCAACTGCGTCAGAATACCAGTTTGCCAGCATTGATTCACTGTATGGGTCGTAAGTCTTGGACGGCTACTTCTGTGGGGTCAATTTGGTCTTCTCAAGAGCCACTTAAAAAACGTCTGCGTGCTTATTATGATCTCCTCCACTTGGAATTGTCTCCATATACCTCAGTTGCTCGTGAATACCGTGAGCAAATTAGCGAAGATGTTTCATGGATGAATCCAAAAACCACCCCGGCGCGGCTGTTGATCATGCTGTCAGACAATCCCACTATTTATGGTTTTCCCTTGGCGCTATTTGATAGTGGAGTTCGTCATGCTCGTCGTTTGTTTAACATTGGCCGCTATCAACTTAATTAG
- a CDS encoding O-antigen ligase, with protein MKKILTIAEHFFVIVSLTFFTGGLAVIVPSQGMITLTRYLILFIAGLVIITQWKKSISIANKDRYLSILTIIILFSFLWSTYPVETAKDMREVLQMTVFALYFTMRFSLKEQLQIIAFTFSIGILLSIFFAIAVPSIGIHGEDHPGAWKGIYDYKNTFGSMMLLSTLAFFVLPIDKPIDHLYKWLGFALSLSMMILSTSKTSLVLSFLLIFMLLLYRNFRWQGKISIIYLDIAILIFGCVSTVVFTQWVSLLSGLGKDYTLTGRTIIWDVSLARLRDSPLLGFGRGAFWAPGSGYALEAGTAVTSFGFIPPHGHNGFIDLALDVGYIGLALFLVSFAIAYCRSLKMAYAAKKPEDMWPLAFLMFLAMNNIMESYLVRLANIYWVLYVTVALSLAQIIRK; from the coding sequence ATGAAAAAAATCTTAACAATTGCTGAACATTTTTTCGTCATTGTCAGTTTAACTTTTTTCACAGGAGGATTAGCTGTTATTGTGCCATCTCAAGGCATGATCACATTAACTAGATATTTGATATTATTTATTGCTGGTCTGGTAATTATTACTCAGTGGAAAAAATCTATAAGTATAGCAAATAAAGACAGATATCTTTCTATATTAACAATCATCATATTATTCTCTTTTCTCTGGTCAACTTATCCTGTAGAGACAGCTAAGGATATGAGAGAAGTTTTGCAAATGACTGTATTTGCTTTATATTTTACTATGCGATTTAGTTTAAAAGAGCAGTTACAAATAATTGCTTTTACATTCAGCATAGGAATTTTATTGAGTATTTTTTTTGCCATAGCAGTACCGTCTATTGGTATACATGGGGAAGACCATCCAGGCGCATGGAAAGGAATTTATGATTATAAAAATACCTTTGGCAGTATGATGCTTTTAAGCACATTAGCATTCTTTGTGTTGCCTATAGATAAACCCATAGACCACCTCTATAAGTGGTTAGGTTTTGCTTTATCTCTTTCCATGATGATACTCTCAACTTCCAAAACAAGTCTTGTCTTGTCTTTCCTACTGATATTTATGTTGCTACTCTATCGTAATTTTCGCTGGCAAGGAAAAATCAGCATAATTTACTTAGATATTGCCATTCTTATATTTGGGTGTGTTAGTACAGTAGTTTTTACTCAATGGGTAAGTCTTTTAAGTGGTTTAGGAAAAGATTACACTTTAACTGGGCGTACAATTATTTGGGATGTTTCTTTAGCTAGACTCAGGGATAGCCCTCTGTTAGGTTTTGGACGGGGTGCTTTTTGGGCACCTGGAAGCGGTTATGCCCTTGAAGCTGGTACAGCAGTCACATCATTTGGTTTTATTCCACCTCACGGTCACAATGGTTTTATTGATTTAGCACTTGATGTTGGTTACATAGGACTAGCACTTTTTTTAGTTAGTTTTGCCATCGCCTATTGTCGTTCCTTAAAGATGGCTTATGCAGCTAAAAAGCCAGAGGATATGTGGCCTTTAGCTTTTTTAATGTTTCTGGCAATGAATAATATTATGGAGAGTTATTTGGTGCGTTTAGCTAATATTTATTGGGTTTTATATGTAACGGTTGCTTTATCTTTAGCCCAAATAATACGAAAATAA
- a CDS encoding glycosyltransferase family 4 protein, producing the protein MRVVIVAEHASAKFGGEAFLPLNYFRLLRSRHIETWLVVHARTQAELQTLFPDDCDRIHFIPDTWVHKFLWRIGQILPGRVSGMTTGLLSHLYTQNLQRRIVCQLVRQHNIDTVHEPIPVAPKFPSLMFDVGAPVIIGPMNGGMEYPPSFTSSQSLFVKFMVSLGRKVANFCNRLLPGKLKAQTLLVANERTKQALPAGLSGQVIELVENGVDLSVWHSLLPEFKTLNSDAPKFVFIGRLVDWKAVDILLEAFQSIATKTNACLEIIGDGVLRQELSNQAMSLGLANRVTFTGWLPQQECAAKLEQAQALVLPSLFECGGAVVLEAMAMGVPVIATKWGGPADYVDATCGILIEPTSRTALVEGLTAAMSKLSEFPELRWQLGLAGQERVRQHFDWERKIDRILEIYQQTTNESTKKSVHNNVLI; encoded by the coding sequence ATGCGAGTTGTGATTGTTGCTGAACACGCGTCTGCTAAGTTTGGTGGTGAAGCGTTTTTGCCCCTCAACTATTTTAGGTTATTGCGATCGCGCCACATAGAAACATGGTTGGTGGTTCATGCCCGTACCCAAGCTGAACTACAAACACTATTTCCTGATGATTGCGATCGCATCCACTTTATCCCCGATACTTGGGTACATAAGTTCTTGTGGCGTATTGGCCAAATTTTACCAGGAAGGGTATCAGGTATGACTACAGGCTTACTTTCTCATTTATATACCCAAAATCTCCAAAGACGCATTGTCTGCCAACTGGTGCGCCAACATAACATAGATACTGTACATGAGCCAATTCCAGTTGCACCCAAATTTCCATCGCTGATGTTTGACGTAGGCGCACCTGTGATTATTGGCCCCATGAATGGCGGAATGGAATATCCTCCTAGCTTCACATCCAGCCAAAGTTTGTTTGTCAAATTTATGGTGTCACTAGGACGCAAAGTTGCGAATTTCTGTAATCGCCTATTACCAGGAAAACTTAAAGCACAAACCCTGTTGGTTGCCAACGAGCGAACAAAGCAAGCACTACCGGCCGGCTTATCTGGCCAGGTGATTGAGTTGGTAGAGAACGGTGTGGATTTATCAGTATGGCATTCACTTCTGCCAGAATTCAAGACACTAAACTCAGATGCTCCTAAGTTTGTATTTATTGGTCGCTTAGTAGACTGGAAAGCCGTAGATATCCTCCTAGAAGCTTTTCAATCAATTGCCACCAAAACCAATGCTTGTTTAGAAATCATTGGCGATGGAGTGCTGCGACAAGAACTATCAAATCAGGCTATGAGTTTAGGCTTGGCTAACCGAGTCACATTCACTGGTTGGCTACCGCAGCAAGAGTGCGCTGCCAAACTAGAACAGGCACAGGCATTAGTGCTACCTAGTTTATTTGAATGTGGTGGGGCAGTAGTTTTAGAAGCAATGGCGATGGGAGTACCTGTAATTGCGACAAAATGGGGTGGGCCAGCCGATTATGTGGACGCAACCTGTGGGATTTTGATTGAACCCACTTCGAGAACAGCTTTAGTTGAGGGATTAACCGCAGCCATGAGTAAGCTGTCAGAATTTCCCGAATTACGATGGCAACTGGGTCTTGCTGGGCAAGAGCGAGTTAGGCAGCATTTTGACTGGGAACGTAAAATTGACCGCATTCTCGAAATTTATCAGCAAACTACCAACGAATCAACAAAAAAATCTGTACATAATAATGTTTTAATATAG
- a CDS encoding glycosyltransferase, producing MTINQFLVLCGNAFLIVGELGLLFLSLTLFIECIAALFKVAPPINSHNWQNIKVAVLVPAHNEEVVIQTTLLKIKSQLQNQHQLIVIADNCSDGTAEIARAVGATVIERDDPLQRGKGYALDYGLRFLESSPPEVVVFVDADCTVETGAIEKLIKYAIATNRPVQATYLITKESSSSPKESVSVFAFKVKNLVRLLGLARLGIPCLLTGTGMAFPWSVIRAVDLASGYIVEDMKLGLDLTIAGYGPVFCPEANVTALLPQQAQASKSQRTRWEHGHLKTLINYVPQLIKASVQQKKLDLLISALDLCIPPLSLLIIIWLIFMVITALWGIITAFWIPATLSMIASFFLLTAIFVAWYNFGRTDLPLRQLLVIPFYILWKIPLYFQFLVRPQSLWVRTERDSVNVSEH from the coding sequence GTGACAATTAACCAATTCTTGGTTTTATGCGGTAATGCGTTTTTGATAGTAGGTGAATTAGGATTGTTATTTTTGAGCTTAACTTTATTTATTGAATGTATCGCTGCTTTATTTAAGGTTGCTCCACCAATTAATAGTCACAATTGGCAAAATATAAAAGTTGCAGTCTTGGTGCCGGCGCACAATGAAGAAGTGGTGATTCAGACAACACTTTTAAAAATAAAATCACAGTTACAAAATCAACATCAATTAATTGTGATTGCTGATAATTGTAGCGATGGGACAGCAGAAATTGCTCGTGCAGTTGGTGCTACAGTCATTGAGCGTGATGATCCTTTGCAAAGAGGCAAAGGATATGCTCTGGATTATGGGTTGCGGTTTTTAGAATCTTCACCACCAGAGGTAGTTGTATTTGTTGATGCTGACTGTACAGTTGAAACAGGGGCAATTGAGAAATTAATTAAGTATGCAATTGCTACAAATCGGCCTGTGCAAGCTACTTATTTAATCACAAAAGAGAGTAGTTCTAGCCCCAAAGAATCAGTTTCAGTCTTTGCTTTCAAGGTGAAGAATTTAGTTCGTCTTTTAGGATTAGCTCGATTGGGAATACCTTGCTTACTAACTGGTACAGGTATGGCCTTTCCTTGGTCTGTAATTCGTGCAGTTGATTTAGCCAGTGGATATATTGTGGAAGATATGAAACTTGGTTTGGATTTGACCATAGCCGGATACGGGCCAGTTTTTTGTCCGGAAGCAAATGTTACTGCCCTGTTACCACAACAAGCACAGGCTAGTAAAAGTCAAAGAACTCGTTGGGAACATGGTCACTTAAAAACTTTGATAAATTATGTGCCGCAACTCATCAAAGCTTCAGTACAACAAAAAAAATTAGATTTATTAATTAGTGCCTTAGACTTGTGTATACCACCTCTATCTTTATTGATAATTATCTGGTTAATCTTCATGGTAATTACTGCGTTATGGGGAATAATTACAGCATTTTGGATACCAGCTACCTTATCAATGATAGCAAGTTTCTTTCTACTAACGGCGATTTTTGTTGCTTGGTATAATTTCGGTCGGACAGATTTACCTCTGCGACAACTGTTAGTTATTCCTTTTTATATTCTCTGGAAGATTCCTTTGTATTTCCAGTTTTTAGTTCGACCTCAGAGCCTCTGGGTGCGTACAGAACGAGACTCGGTGAATGTTTCTGAACATTAA